A window of Pirellula sp. SH-Sr6A contains these coding sequences:
- the truA gene encoding tRNA pseudouridine(38-40) synthase TruA yields MRWFALTVAYDGTTYGGWQVQSNAPSIQQHLIIAIEKATGEKVHVQGSGRTDSGVHATGQVASIRLQNWRAPPERLVPAINRFLPRSIVVRSVQHVVDGFDAIRNAKSKRYCYSIWNARVSDPLHARVHWWVPRPLDVEAMQRAADLLLGTHDFKAFETLGSPRKSSIRTIYDLPVRSVPYLDGQNISIEMEADGFLYNMVRNIVGALCEVGVGRFSPRWIQSVLESKMRDSSSQTAPGQGLCLVSVRYPESCFIPLGTQDSQDISSSNQNS; encoded by the coding sequence ATGCGATGGTTTGCCCTTACAGTCGCCTATGACGGTACCACGTACGGCGGTTGGCAAGTCCAAAGCAATGCACCTTCCATCCAGCAGCATTTGATCATCGCGATCGAAAAGGCGACTGGGGAGAAGGTGCATGTACAAGGGAGCGGTCGAACCGATTCGGGAGTCCATGCGACCGGGCAGGTCGCTTCTATTCGATTGCAAAATTGGAGGGCACCGCCCGAACGATTGGTCCCGGCGATCAATCGATTTTTGCCGAGGTCCATTGTGGTCCGATCCGTGCAGCACGTCGTCGACGGCTTCGATGCGATTCGCAATGCAAAGAGCAAACGATACTGCTACTCAATCTGGAATGCGCGGGTTTCGGACCCACTGCATGCCCGAGTTCACTGGTGGGTGCCGCGACCTCTCGATGTCGAGGCCATGCAACGTGCCGCAGACTTATTGCTAGGCACGCATGATTTTAAAGCGTTTGAGACCCTAGGCTCTCCTCGCAAATCGAGCATTCGAACGATCTACGATTTACCCGTTCGGTCGGTTCCCTATCTCGATGGCCAAAACATCTCCATCGAGATGGAGGCGGATGGGTTTTTGTACAACATGGTTCGCAATATCGTCGGAGCGCTGTGCGAAGTTGGGGTAGGTCGATTTTCGCCGCGCTGGATCCAGTCCGTGTTGGAGTCCAAGATGCGAGATTCTTCGAGCCAAACCGCTCCGGGCCAGGGGCTTTGTTTGGTTTCTGTCCGGTATCCCGAAAGTTGTTTTATTCCATTGGGAACCCAGGATTCGCAAGATATTTCCAGCTCCAATCAAAATTCTTGA
- a CDS encoding esterase/lipase family protein gives MLPAIRLLLASVFGLGAGIGSLSVVAQDQTSDLEEVTEDMEDGKKAWNIPLPTLGGKQFWTDFRWWNGWKVQYNSTLHHWRLLDPKGIRRAWGGKQAMLDELQATKQTASNANTPEVVVLLAHGLFRTHGSMVPIAEELRRYEAAHPELPTQKRECVSMTYASTRNSIAHHATAMRELLENLEGEPKIWFVGHSLGNIVFRYMIGDLQRSGDPKGLLPRIERAVMLGPPNNGSALAKSLTGFGVFETLAGSSGVHLGAAWEKLQSELGTPPCPFAIVIGDISQSRLQNPFLEGASDGIVTVSEATLETASEIRTFPVIHSFLMSDENITRATVSFLFGGSLSPAP, from the coding sequence ATGTTGCCAGCGATTCGGCTGTTGCTGGCGAGTGTCTTCGGCCTTGGCGCGGGAATAGGCTCACTATCCGTGGTCGCTCAAGATCAGACATCCGACTTGGAGGAGGTAACGGAAGATATGGAAGACGGAAAGAAGGCTTGGAACATTCCACTTCCCACGCTGGGGGGAAAGCAGTTTTGGACCGACTTCCGCTGGTGGAATGGATGGAAAGTTCAATACAACAGCACCCTCCATCATTGGCGATTGCTGGATCCGAAGGGGATCCGTCGCGCATGGGGTGGAAAGCAAGCCATGCTCGATGAACTCCAAGCGACGAAGCAAACGGCTTCGAATGCTAATACACCGGAGGTTGTCGTTCTTCTGGCGCACGGTTTGTTCCGAACCCATGGCAGTATGGTGCCGATTGCCGAAGAGCTTCGTCGTTACGAAGCTGCACATCCCGAGCTTCCGACACAAAAGCGTGAATGCGTGTCGATGACTTATGCGAGCACCCGAAATTCGATTGCGCACCACGCAACGGCGATGCGTGAGTTGCTAGAAAACTTGGAGGGGGAGCCAAAAATTTGGTTCGTCGGACATAGCCTTGGCAATATCGTCTTTCGATACATGATTGGTGACTTGCAGAGATCAGGCGATCCAAAAGGATTGCTGCCACGCATCGAACGGGCAGTCATGTTAGGGCCTCCCAACAACGGCTCTGCCTTGGCGAAGTCGCTTACGGGATTTGGTGTATTTGAAACCTTGGCCGGTTCGTCGGGAGTTCATCTCGGGGCGGCTTGGGAAAAGCTTCAAAGTGAACTGGGAACTCCTCCTTGCCCCTTTGCGATTGTGATCGGTGATATTTCTCAATCTCGATTGCAAAACCCCTTCCTGGAAGGTGCTAGCGACGGGATCGTCACGGTTTCGGAAGCGACCTTGGAGACCGCGTCGGAAATCCGCACATTTCCGGTCATTCATTCATTTCTCATGAGCGACGAGAACATTACCAGAGCGACGGTATCTTTCCTTTTCGGCGGGAGCCTATCGCCAGCACCCTGA
- a CDS encoding PAS domain S-box protein, giving the protein MRSDVVSSAVLGPKYCFKEQFMISSILAGLFLTICMAPVEADSLLDLQPSKSESLQTTCCIPATLASGGVRRPFETEGVKTFVAKLFDTGDFPARWYCGVWSTDVGWLHILSDLGIFTAYFAIPCVLLFFILRKKDLPFPKVIWLFAAFILACGLGHLIEASIFWWPVYRFSGLVKCLTAIVSWVTVIVLVRIMPIALRLPSSALLATKLLKSQERLDIALGAAKIGVLEMDFRAQQAVADAKTRAIFGWEEGPSCESFLAIQETVHPDDRKRFSAALQAAVDGRTTFETEFRIVQSNGAIRFVQYQGRFVEEPGSSLLPEPGLLIGVCVDITEKHTKDAALSESEQNFRGTFENAAIGIAQVSVQGRWMKVNPILCSILGYSDSELLQMSSQTITYFEDLEKSNASMHAAIDGAMESYCLEKRFVRKDGHAVWVRLSASLVRDSSGEPKHFVKVIEDIDCRKQTELELQQYHDRVEKLSLVASKTQHSVVITDAEGKIEWCNEAFVRLTGFETNSVIGRKPGEFLQGELTDPEAVTSIREALRARVSIATEIVNYHASGRPYWIELKIDPVLDEAGNLSNFIATQVDISDRKRSEENLQQAKQAAEQASKAKSEFLAAMSHELRTPLNGVIGMTELLSDTGLEPRQQRFVDACRKSGQNLLVLINDILDFSKIESGKLELDSHPFDLLQLIRESMELIGHRAEEKDLQLRLRFEHPSPLCLLGDSHRIRQVLTNLLSNAVKFTDEGLISIIVDPVEATEERAQVRVRVKDTGIGIPADRLRLLFKEFSQVDQSASRRFNGTGLGLSISKSIIEAMGGSIGVKSTEGFGSEFWFQLDLPLGTFPEIAPPTDDQANPIPSRVLHILLAEDNPTNQMFAEEVITRHGWVCEVVDNGKSAVETYKRSKFDVLLMDCQMPDMDGFAATAAIREFEQSTHAQTRVPIIALTANAIQGDRERCLAAGMDAYLSKPFTPKSLLEEIESVIKNRPSDESHSDLIGPACESCDPPDSTFNESAFLEERCMGEMDFAVSLLDSFLATSSDRLRALIEHVQSGDFASASAFAHSLKGSAGVVLASRLAQLAEKVEMAAQTEDRLTMTEGLEQLVREVHACHRSIGECKHRILRQGQAIQETRQGVVTDDE; this is encoded by the coding sequence ATGCGAAGTGATGTCGTTTCATCCGCAGTGCTAGGTCCCAAGTACTGCTTCAAGGAACAGTTCATGATCTCGTCCATCCTCGCTGGATTGTTCCTGACGATCTGTATGGCCCCCGTTGAGGCGGATTCACTCCTTGACCTGCAGCCGTCCAAGTCGGAGTCCTTACAGACGACTTGCTGCATCCCTGCCACTCTCGCATCGGGAGGCGTTCGCCGTCCATTTGAAACCGAGGGCGTAAAGACATTCGTCGCCAAGCTTTTCGACACTGGTGACTTTCCCGCCCGGTGGTATTGCGGTGTATGGTCGACTGACGTGGGGTGGTTACACATCCTTTCTGATTTAGGCATCTTCACCGCATACTTCGCGATTCCATGTGTTCTTCTTTTCTTCATATTGCGTAAAAAAGACCTGCCGTTTCCGAAAGTTATCTGGCTCTTTGCTGCATTCATCCTCGCATGCGGTCTGGGGCATCTGATCGAAGCATCCATTTTTTGGTGGCCCGTCTATCGGTTCTCGGGATTGGTGAAATGCCTGACAGCCATCGTTTCTTGGGTAACGGTAATCGTGCTAGTTCGAATCATGCCGATCGCCCTTCGATTGCCGTCGAGTGCTTTGCTGGCGACCAAATTACTCAAGAGCCAAGAGCGATTGGACATTGCGTTGGGGGCGGCCAAGATCGGTGTTCTCGAAATGGATTTTCGAGCACAGCAAGCCGTCGCGGATGCGAAGACGCGAGCGATTTTCGGATGGGAGGAGGGTCCATCTTGCGAAAGTTTCCTTGCCATTCAAGAAACGGTGCACCCCGATGACAGAAAACGCTTCTCCGCCGCGCTCCAAGCTGCCGTCGACGGTCGCACTACTTTTGAGACAGAGTTTCGCATTGTTCAATCGAACGGTGCAATTCGGTTCGTTCAATACCAAGGAAGATTTGTAGAAGAGCCAGGGAGCTCATTGCTTCCAGAGCCAGGATTGTTGATCGGTGTGTGCGTCGACATCACCGAAAAGCATACCAAGGATGCGGCACTATCTGAGAGCGAACAAAACTTTCGAGGCACTTTCGAAAATGCCGCGATCGGGATCGCTCAGGTATCCGTACAGGGAAGGTGGATGAAGGTGAATCCGATCCTATGCTCCATTCTGGGGTATTCTGACTCCGAACTATTGCAGATGTCCTCGCAAACGATCACGTACTTCGAGGACTTGGAAAAAAGCAATGCGTCGATGCACGCGGCGATTGACGGCGCGATGGAATCGTATTGCTTGGAAAAGCGGTTCGTTCGCAAAGATGGGCACGCGGTGTGGGTGCGCCTCTCGGCCTCTCTCGTTCGCGACTCGAGCGGCGAACCGAAGCATTTTGTGAAAGTAATTGAGGATATCGATTGTCGAAAGCAAACCGAACTGGAACTCCAGCAATATCACGATCGAGTAGAAAAGCTTTCCCTAGTCGCGAGCAAAACTCAGCACTCCGTGGTGATCACCGATGCGGAGGGAAAGATCGAATGGTGCAACGAAGCCTTTGTTCGATTGACGGGATTTGAAACGAACAGCGTGATTGGGCGCAAGCCCGGCGAATTCCTTCAGGGAGAATTGACGGATCCAGAAGCCGTAACGAGTATTCGCGAGGCGCTAAGAGCAAGGGTTAGTATCGCAACGGAAATTGTCAATTATCATGCGAGCGGCAGGCCTTATTGGATCGAATTGAAGATTGATCCTGTGCTCGACGAGGCAGGAAATCTCTCCAACTTTATTGCGACCCAAGTCGATATCTCGGATCGAAAGAGATCGGAGGAGAATCTCCAACAGGCAAAGCAGGCCGCCGAGCAAGCGAGTAAAGCGAAAAGTGAATTCTTGGCAGCGATGAGCCATGAGTTGCGTACTCCTCTCAATGGTGTCATCGGCATGACAGAACTGCTGTCGGACACGGGGCTTGAACCACGTCAACAACGATTTGTCGATGCGTGTCGTAAGAGCGGTCAAAATCTGTTGGTACTGATCAATGATATTCTCGACTTCTCGAAGATCGAATCTGGCAAATTGGAGCTCGATTCACACCCGTTTGACTTGTTGCAGCTGATCCGAGAGTCGATGGAGTTGATCGGCCACCGGGCGGAAGAAAAAGATCTGCAATTGCGTCTTCGATTCGAACATCCGTCCCCCTTGTGCTTGCTCGGAGATAGTCATCGGATTCGTCAGGTCTTAACCAATTTACTTAGCAACGCTGTGAAGTTTACGGACGAAGGGTTGATCTCCATTATTGTGGATCCCGTGGAAGCCACCGAAGAGCGGGCCCAAGTACGTGTACGGGTCAAAGATACAGGCATTGGTATTCCAGCAGATCGACTCCGACTTTTGTTCAAAGAGTTTTCCCAAGTGGATCAGTCTGCGAGCCGACGATTCAACGGAACAGGACTCGGATTGTCGATCAGTAAGAGTATTATTGAGGCGATGGGAGGATCCATCGGCGTCAAGAGCACCGAGGGGTTTGGCTCGGAGTTTTGGTTTCAACTCGATTTGCCACTAGGAACATTCCCCGAGATCGCTCCTCCAACCGATGATCAAGCCAACCCGATCCCTTCCCGTGTGCTGCACATTCTGTTGGCTGAAGACAATCCGACCAACCAAATGTTTGCGGAAGAGGTGATCACCCGGCATGGTTGGGTTTGTGAAGTGGTGGACAACGGCAAAAGTGCAGTTGAAACCTATAAACGATCGAAATTCGATGTCCTGCTCATGGATTGCCAAATGCCAGACATGGACGGTTTTGCTGCCACCGCCGCCATTCGAGAGTTTGAACAGAGTACACACGCTCAGACTCGCGTGCCCATCATTGCGTTGACTGCCAACGCCATCCAGGGGGACCGAGAGCGATGCTTAGCCGCCGGAATGGATGCGTATCTTTCAAAGCCTTTCACTCCTAAATCTCTCCTCGAAGAGATTGAGTCCGTGATCAAAAATCGTCCATCCGACGAATCGCATTCCGATTTGATCGGCCCCGCGTGCGAGTCTTGCGATCCACCCGATTCTACCTTCAACGAGTCGGCCTTCCTTGAAGAGCGATGCATGGGGGAGATGGACTTTGCCGTCTCGCTTTTGGATTCATTCCTCGCGACAAGCTCGGATCGATTGCGAGCTCTCATCGAACACGTGCAATCCGGAGACTTTGCATCGGCCAGTGCATTCGCTCATTCCTTAAAAGGAAGCGCTGGTGTTGTATTAGCGTCCCGGCTCGCGCAGTTAGCGGAAAAGGTCGAGATGGCCGCACAAACGGAGGATAGACTCACCATGACGGAGGGCCTCGAACAATTGGTGCGAGAAGTACATGCCTGCCATCGTTCAATTGGCGAATGCAAACATAGGATTCTTCGACAGGGGCAAGCGATTCAAGAGACTCGCCAGGGAGTTGTAACCGATGATGAATGA
- a CDS encoding response regulator encodes MMNERMSALIVDDDEVVRKMLSFALGRIGFSCLCATDGADAFATLDSGTFDLVITDLAMPKTNGYALASTLLESRERPFIVVHTAVLEPKLTKDLELRGVDEIVFKPTDYNAFAERMRTMVRERRMSKAEVPQEFLELEIKRVNNPASIS; translated from the coding sequence ATGATGAATGAACGAATGAGTGCATTGATCGTGGACGACGATGAAGTCGTGCGGAAGATGTTGTCTTTTGCTCTCGGACGAATCGGCTTCAGCTGTCTTTGCGCCACCGATGGTGCTGACGCTTTTGCAACCTTGGATAGTGGCACATTCGATCTCGTGATCACCGATCTCGCGATGCCCAAGACCAACGGATACGCACTGGCGTCTACATTGCTAGAAAGCCGAGAAAGGCCGTTTATCGTTGTGCATACAGCGGTTTTGGAACCCAAGCTAACCAAAGACCTTGAGCTGCGTGGAGTTGACGAGATTGTATTCAAGCCGACCGATTACAACGCGTTTGCGGAGCGGATGCGGACCATGGTCCGCGAACGAAGGATGAGCAAGGCCGAAGTTCCCCAAGAGTTTTTGGAGCTGGAAATCAAGCGAGTGAATAATCCAGCTTCGATTTCGTAA
- a CDS encoding PQQ-binding-like beta-propeller repeat protein: MFDFTMLAFTIPHRSQRLKHFLIVAILGFVTTVCPLRGVMAQVGSGETQSLWTRAQGEDWPRMLGARYDSTSTEKGIRTNWGDQGLRVVWSAPTGEGYGNGVASHGRWFQFDRFEDRERLTCHHAETGQILWTWESPVTYFDAYGYNNGPRCSPVVDGERVYVYGAAGKLACVSTSDGKRIWEKNLNEEFWVIPNFFGVGASPLVYRDILWVMVGGSRPDGRSAADLSVNDVPSSRPNQCALVGFDKRTGNVLHRVGNYLASYAAPVVREINGKDVLLAFVREGLLAFNPSDGSDERFYAWRASSLESVNGAPPTLVQGDVLIGEAYEKGGSLLKIGSSGLQAIWTDGKSRRDQVFRPHWTNPLVIGSNVFVSSGRNEPDTDLRCLEWSKEKGKVEVTTTWSIRNRDRMTGIVIDNHLLLLGERGVLQLVKPNTSRFELVAEMDLTNQQVPGEQRPYVHTPSWAPPVVSHGLLYVRGTDRIVCLELIPTS, encoded by the coding sequence ATGTTCGATTTCACGATGCTCGCCTTCACGATACCCCACCGCAGCCAACGACTGAAACACTTCCTCATTGTCGCCATTCTAGGATTCGTCACAACCGTATGCCCGTTGAGAGGCGTGATGGCCCAGGTTGGTTCGGGGGAAACCCAGTCCCTTTGGACCCGCGCGCAAGGCGAGGATTGGCCCCGCATGCTCGGAGCGCGTTATGATTCGACGAGTACTGAGAAGGGCATACGGACCAATTGGGGAGACCAAGGCCTGCGCGTGGTCTGGTCGGCACCGACGGGGGAAGGTTACGGAAACGGTGTCGCGAGCCATGGTCGCTGGTTTCAATTCGATCGCTTCGAAGATCGTGAACGATTGACTTGCCACCACGCCGAGACTGGACAGATCCTTTGGACCTGGGAAAGCCCCGTCACCTATTTCGATGCTTACGGATACAACAACGGGCCACGCTGCAGCCCCGTAGTCGATGGAGAACGAGTCTACGTTTATGGAGCAGCGGGCAAACTGGCCTGCGTGTCCACAAGCGATGGGAAGCGGATCTGGGAAAAGAACCTCAATGAGGAGTTTTGGGTCATCCCCAACTTCTTCGGCGTGGGTGCCTCGCCCTTGGTCTATCGCGATATCCTCTGGGTAATGGTCGGGGGGAGCCGTCCCGACGGGCGGTCCGCCGCGGATCTTTCGGTCAACGATGTCCCTTCCTCTCGCCCAAACCAATGTGCGCTGGTTGGTTTCGATAAGCGAACCGGCAATGTACTTCATCGTGTCGGCAACTATCTCGCTAGCTACGCCGCACCGGTAGTCCGCGAAATCAATGGCAAGGATGTCTTGCTCGCATTCGTTCGCGAAGGGTTGCTCGCATTCAATCCCTCCGATGGCTCAGACGAACGCTTTTATGCTTGGCGAGCGTCATCACTGGAAAGTGTGAACGGGGCGCCACCCACTTTGGTGCAGGGCGATGTTTTAATCGGTGAAGCGTACGAGAAAGGGGGCTCACTGCTTAAGATAGGATCCAGTGGACTGCAAGCTATATGGACCGACGGCAAGTCGCGCCGTGATCAGGTTTTCCGCCCCCACTGGACCAATCCATTGGTCATCGGTTCGAACGTGTTTGTCAGCAGCGGTCGGAATGAACCCGATACCGATCTGCGGTGCTTGGAATGGAGTAAGGAAAAAGGCAAAGTGGAAGTCACAACCACTTGGTCCATTCGCAATCGCGATCGCATGACAGGGATTGTGATCGATAACCACTTGCTCCTTTTGGGAGAAAGAGGAGTTCTGCAATTGGTGAAGCCCAACACATCCCGGTTCGAATTGGTGGCAGAGATGGACCTCACGAACCAACAGGTCCCGGGAGAACAACGCCCTTACGTTCATACTCCAAGCTGGGCGCCCCCTGTCGTTTCGCACGGCTTGCTTTATGTTCGCGGTACGGACCGAATCGTGTGCTTGGAGTTGATCCCTACGAGTTGA
- the arfB gene encoding alternative ribosome rescue aminoacyl-tRNA hydrolase ArfB: protein MEDLVINEHVLIPASELQFTFSRSGGPGGQNVNKVNSKATLTWDLAGTQALYPGTLQRLKALAGSRLTESGMLQITSQVHRDQLSNIQACRERLRHMILDAMTPPTVRKPTRPTRGSQRRRIEGKRIQSQKKQGRAGGWE, encoded by the coding sequence ATGGAAGACTTAGTCATCAATGAGCACGTCCTGATCCCAGCGAGCGAATTGCAATTTACATTTTCGCGAAGTGGGGGGCCGGGGGGGCAGAACGTAAACAAGGTCAACTCGAAGGCCACGTTGACGTGGGATCTCGCAGGTACCCAGGCATTGTACCCTGGGACCTTGCAACGGCTAAAGGCGCTCGCTGGTTCGCGATTGACGGAATCGGGAATGTTGCAGATCACCAGCCAAGTCCATCGCGATCAGCTCAGCAACATTCAAGCGTGTCGCGAACGGCTTCGTCATATGATTCTCGATGCCATGACGCCACCGACGGTCCGTAAGCCGACGCGACCTACTCGAGGATCTCAGCGGCGCCGCATCGAGGGGAAACGTATCCAGAGCCAGAAAAAACAAGGCAGGGCCGGGGGCTGGGAGTAG
- a CDS encoding Gfo/Idh/MocA family protein, whose translation MSVSRSRPNSRREFLERSMLTTAALLAAQSRFGSPAMAQDNQSPSVSPNEQIHVAVIGGGGRGQSHIGGFAGKKGTIVTHICDCDERAGQRSCDSAAEKQGGMRPAWVKDVRKLLEDKSIHAVSIATPNHWHSLGAIWAVQAGKDVYVEKPVSHNVLEGRRLVQAARKHNRIVQTGTQSRSNPGMRAAMEFIHSGGIGEVSVARGLCYKRRPSIGPKGTYEVPKEVDYDLWSGPAPILPVTRKQFHYDWHWQWAYGNGDLGNQGIHQMDLCRWALNANKLCEQTFSIGGRLGYEDAGETANTQLVVHDFGEKQLAFEVRGLKTGDYKGASVGIIVEGSKGYLVMTTYQSGTAFDLDGKPIKTFDGGSDSYHYKNFEEAVRARDHKLLNADVEEGHLSSALCHLGNISLLMGDKLEKKDAAERVAKIAGPSKVAEAWDRTVDHLKENSVESFQVQVGPHLVFDPISESFVGNDRANTMLSREYRKGYELPSEQSV comes from the coding sequence ATGAGCGTGTCCCGTTCCCGACCCAATTCTCGCCGCGAGTTTCTCGAACGATCGATGCTGACCACGGCAGCGCTACTAGCAGCCCAATCTCGGTTCGGATCCCCAGCCATGGCGCAGGACAATCAGTCGCCCTCGGTGAGTCCCAACGAGCAGATCCACGTGGCGGTGATTGGAGGCGGGGGGAGAGGACAGTCCCACATCGGTGGTTTCGCGGGCAAAAAAGGAACGATCGTCACTCACATATGCGATTGCGATGAACGGGCTGGGCAGCGATCTTGCGATTCCGCTGCGGAAAAGCAAGGTGGAATGCGACCGGCTTGGGTAAAAGACGTCCGGAAGCTTTTAGAAGACAAATCTATCCATGCAGTGAGTATCGCGACGCCCAACCATTGGCATTCGCTCGGAGCGATTTGGGCGGTGCAGGCAGGCAAAGACGTTTATGTCGAGAAGCCTGTGTCCCACAACGTGCTCGAAGGGAGACGATTGGTTCAGGCGGCTCGCAAGCATAACCGTATCGTACAAACCGGCACCCAAAGCCGATCGAATCCGGGTATGCGTGCGGCGATGGAATTCATCCATTCCGGGGGTATTGGAGAAGTCTCCGTGGCTCGGGGGCTGTGTTATAAGCGTCGACCCTCCATCGGACCGAAGGGTACCTACGAGGTTCCCAAGGAAGTCGATTACGACCTCTGGTCCGGTCCAGCTCCCATCCTGCCGGTAACGCGCAAACAGTTTCACTACGACTGGCACTGGCAATGGGCATACGGCAACGGTGATCTCGGCAATCAAGGTATCCATCAAATGGATTTGTGCCGATGGGCTCTCAATGCGAATAAGCTTTGCGAACAGACGTTCTCCATCGGTGGACGCCTAGGCTACGAGGACGCAGGTGAGACCGCCAATACGCAACTCGTTGTTCATGATTTCGGCGAGAAGCAGTTGGCGTTCGAAGTCCGAGGATTGAAGACGGGTGATTACAAAGGCGCGAGCGTTGGTATCATCGTCGAAGGATCGAAAGGATACCTTGTCATGACCACCTACCAATCAGGAACGGCATTCGACTTGGACGGAAAACCGATCAAGACCTTTGACGGCGGAAGCGATTCCTACCACTACAAGAACTTTGAAGAGGCGGTACGAGCACGCGATCACAAACTTCTCAACGCCGACGTCGAAGAAGGACATCTCTCGAGCGCGTTGTGCCATCTCGGCAATATTTCCTTGCTCATGGGGGATAAGTTGGAAAAGAAGGACGCGGCCGAACGTGTTGCGAAGATCGCGGGTCCATCCAAGGTTGCGGAGGCATGGGATCGGACTGTGGACCATTTGAAGGAAAATTCCGTAGAGTCGTTTCAAGTTCAGGTTGGCCCTCATTTGGTCTTTGACCCCATTTCCGAATCCTTTGTCGGGAACGACCGAGCCAATACCATGCTCTCGCGAGAATACCGCAAAGGATACGAACTTCCTTCCGAACAGTCCGTCTAA
- a CDS encoding enoyl-CoA hydratase/isomerase family protein — translation MVSLVEKSRYHYETLPVLFLTASKVGMSSLRIRIQTSAPSGTIVLDNAKTRNALSRETIEDLTEAFADFHREKSVRAVILTATGSTFCSGIDLKQWSEIQGSEESLAAWQDVTTELQELYETMLRFPKPIVVAIDGPVLGAGLGLVLASDLVVASKRASFASLASRVGLVSGLVAPLLAFRSGASVAARLLLHPHPVSAEQAYHWGLVHYLVDSGQIWAKGNEIVQDIAQSSVESMQMTKRLLNEMVGESTWSHLTSGAAVMATIMSTESASEGLKAFVEKRPTKFP, via the coding sequence ATGGTATCTCTCGTAGAAAAGTCGCGTTATCATTACGAAACGCTACCTGTTCTCTTTCTCACGGCATCGAAGGTCGGTATGTCATCATTGAGGATTCGCATCCAAACATCTGCACCCAGCGGAACGATTGTGTTGGACAACGCGAAGACCAGGAATGCCTTGTCACGCGAAACCATCGAAGATCTCACCGAGGCGTTTGCCGATTTTCACCGTGAGAAAAGCGTGCGCGCTGTCATCCTGACCGCTACGGGCTCAACGTTTTGTTCGGGGATAGACTTGAAGCAATGGAGTGAGATTCAAGGGAGCGAAGAGTCCTTGGCCGCATGGCAGGATGTGACAACGGAACTTCAGGAGTTGTATGAAACGATGCTTCGATTTCCGAAGCCTATCGTCGTCGCCATCGACGGCCCGGTGCTAGGGGCGGGGCTCGGTCTGGTATTAGCCTCGGATTTGGTGGTGGCATCGAAACGAGCGAGCTTCGCGTCGCTCGCGTCCCGGGTAGGGTTGGTTTCGGGATTGGTCGCCCCGCTTCTCGCATTCCGCTCAGGAGCCTCGGTGGCTGCGCGGTTGTTGCTGCATCCCCATCCAGTGAGTGCTGAACAGGCCTACCATTGGGGGTTGGTCCATTACTTGGTAGACTCCGGACAGATTTGGGCGAAGGGAAATGAGATTGTTCAGGATATCGCACAGTCCTCGGTGGAGTCCATGCAAATGACCAAGCGATTGCTCAATGAGATGGTTGGCGAATCGACTTGGTCTCACCTCACCAGTGGAGCCGCCGTGATGGCCACCATCATGAGCACCGAGTCGGCTTCCGAGGGCTTGAAAGCCTTTGTTGAAAAGCGGCCGACCAAGTTCCCGTAG
- a CDS encoding 3'-5' exonuclease has product MTQPSNEVKYLLFDVESVADGAMIASTRYPGLGLAPEEACERFRFELLKESGKDFIPYTYHIPVAVVIAKIRDDFSLMEIVSLDEPQHRPQVITKYFWVGWERYARPTFITFNGRSFDLPLMELSAYRYGVSIPSWFNIYDKAFEQYRNRYNVSSHLDLHEILTNFGSSWFRGGLNLAAQIIQKPGKIDVQGNMVHELYNEGKLAEISEYCRCDVLDTYFVYLRSLLVMGRITSERESQLIEQVRSMLEEQSDSHPAYQLYLNHWSRLEQTQ; this is encoded by the coding sequence ATGACCCAACCGAGCAACGAAGTCAAATATCTGCTATTCGATGTCGAAAGTGTCGCGGATGGTGCCATGATCGCATCGACTCGCTACCCAGGTTTGGGGCTCGCACCGGAGGAAGCTTGCGAACGCTTTCGTTTTGAACTGTTGAAGGAGTCAGGGAAGGACTTTATCCCGTACACCTATCACATACCCGTCGCTGTCGTGATTGCGAAAATTCGCGACGATTTCAGCTTGATGGAGATTGTTTCTCTCGATGAACCGCAACATCGTCCCCAGGTGATCACGAAGTACTTTTGGGTAGGGTGGGAACGGTACGCTCGCCCCACGTTTATCACGTTTAACGGTCGCTCCTTCGATCTACCGCTTATGGAACTGTCTGCCTATCGCTATGGAGTAAGCATTCCATCGTGGTTCAACATTTACGACAAAGCGTTTGAGCAATACCGAAATCGGTACAACGTCAGCTCTCACCTTGATCTGCATGAGATATTGACCAACTTTGGCAGCAGTTGGTTCCGCGGTGGTTTGAACCTAGCCGCTCAAATTATTCAGAAGCCCGGCAAAATTGATGTTCAGGGGAACATGGTTCACGAGCTTTACAATGAGGGGAAACTGGCGGAAATCAGCGAGTACTGCCGCTGCGATGTACTCGACACATACTTCGTTTACCTCCGATCGCTGTTGGTAATGGGACGGATCACATCGGAACGGGAGTCGCAATTGATCGAGCAAGTCCGAAGTATGCTCGAAGAACAATCCGATTCCCATCCCGCCTACCAACTCTACCTAAACCACTGGAGCAGGCTCGAACAAACCCAGTGA